From the Helianthus annuus cultivar XRQ/B chromosome 17, HanXRQr2.0-SUNRISE, whole genome shotgun sequence genome, the window TAAATGTTGTTGCTTTATGTTGTCGGTTCAATTTTCACGTAAATATAGCGGGTCAAAACAATTTAGTTAAATCCGCAAACCAAACCAACAAAGTTGGTTAACAACTCTAAAACCTAACCTTCGGTTTTTGTTGGTTTCAGTTATGGTTCTGTTAATCGGCTTTTATGCTCACCTCTATATGATCCGAGTTGTTATATACATTGAGCATTTCGTGACAACCAATTCCCATTAGGCAAAGATAGTAAGGCCGTgttaaagagaaaaaaaaaaagttttaacaGCAATTCCTAGATTTTCTAATATAAATACACTGCAACCTACATTCTGCAAGATTTGAACTCCCAACAAACTAACAGAAGAATTAAGAACAAACCCGTTCAAAATAAAAGACATCAAAGTCTTTAGCGACTCTTGGAACAAGATCAAATGCGGCAACAATTCGATACCGATGACTACTAAAAATATGATTCTAAAAATCGATTCGCTTTTCGTCCTAAATAATCTTGCCTAATATTAGAAACAAAAAATTTATATACACGCGCCATTATAACCGTCTAAGAACGCCACAAACCCATTGAGTTGTAAACCCATTGTAAgtgtggcggtgatggtggttgTATGGTGCAGCGCTAAGGATAAGATACCGAATATGTGGCGGTGGTTGTGGTTTAGGTGGCGGTGGTTGTGGTTTAGGTGGCGGTTAGCGTTTTATATTGTTTTATAATCAAGCTCATTGCTATCTAGTAAGCCGGctagtggtggtgatggtggttgtatGGTGTGGCGGTGGGAATAAGAGACTGATTATGTGGCGGTAGTGGTGGTTGTGGTCTAGGAGGTACATATAGAGAATCACCGGGATCAATTGGTGTATGCATAAATGGATTCCACCGGTCAAATATTATTCTCCCACCTCTACCAATCCGACCACGAGAACCGAACGAGCGCGATGACGCGCCATTTTGTTCGGGCTTAGCTTGTGGCGGTACAATACCGGCAGCCGCCAGCTTTGCGGGATCTAGAGGTTTTGTGAAAAGTAATACCGGCTCATGTGGATCCTGCACAAATGGCGAAACTTTAAATATTCTGATTGTGGAATAAGAGaggttacaaaaaaaaaaaaagagtaaaatgccattttcgtccttgaggtttggccagtctTGTGACttccgtccaaaggtttgtttttccgcatttggatccaaaaggttttaAATCTTTCTggtttcatccggctcgttacctccgtccatttttctccgttaagccaggggtattttcgtcttttttgttaaatTAATATGCAATTCgctctttttcactttatgtgcattatgctaaatgcttgtacgtAAATTggaaaagaccgaattgccctttaacagaaaagacagaaatacccctgacttaacggagaaaaatgaatggagttaacgaaccggatgaaaatggcaagatttaaaaccttttggatccaaatgcggaaaaacaaacctttggacaaaagtcgcaagaCTGGCCAAActtcaaggacgaaaatggcattttactatacaaaaaaaaattaccaATTTATGGAGCCAGCTAGATGGGACAGGTGGACGTCTAAACTCTCGTTTCATTACGCCTCTCGGGTCCATCAAAGCATGATTTTGTGCGGCTGAACGGTTGTGTTGGAAATCGTCGGGTTCGATAAATTCATCCTCGCTGGAAGCCAGCTTGGACAGAAAAGACGGCAGTCCAGGTAGCGCTAAGCTGTCTTCTAGAAGCTCGGTTTCATTCTGAAAATCCAAAACAAGATTAAATACAGATagaaaaatggaagaaaaaaataagagtaaagtacacagacGGTCCCAATGGTTAACTAAAATATTGGATTTAGTCCCTagtttttcaaaagtacacggatggtccctatgaTTTGCACTTTATAACGTatttagtcctcaacttttgccaaaagtacacaGCTGGTCCTtatggtttgtactttgtaacacatttagtccccaacttttagTGACTAAATGTGTTGCAAAGTGCAAACCATAAGGAACAACtgtgtacttttggcaaaagttaaggactaaatgcgttataaagtacaaaccacagggaccatccgtgtacttttggaaacctagggactaaatccaaaattttggttaaccacagggaccatccgtgtactttactcaaaaAATAATGAAAGTGAATTACTATGAATTACCTTGTATTTTAATTGGATCCTTTGAAGTGCGACTTCACTGTCGATAACTTCTCTCTTTTTCTCCTCTCTCTGTACCAGAAATACCGTTTTAATAGGTGGGTTGGATAACGGGTCAAAAAGAGTAAATTTTAATTCTCGTTTATTTAACTTAAAAGATAATTACATGTTAAATATTACTATTTTATATGTAAATGCGTCGAAATTGCAACAATAatcgaaaataaaatataaatataaaatagaaGTCGAGTGAGATAAAAGTGATACCTTAATTAGAGCCTCAAGCAAGCTTTTTGCTTGCTCAAGGTTGCGTCTAACCTGAAAATTGTAGATCAAAAATATAGAATAAGAACAGTAGAAATAGGTGCGTGGGTgttatgtgtattgattatatcTAAAAACAGATGTAAAATAAAGCACGATAACATATGAAAATGGATTGCAATGCTTACTTGACGAAGCTTTTCAAATGATTGCACGTTGTTTTCCCTTCTTTGCATCTGAGAATAAAAACAAAAGGTCAACTATAAACATCATGGCCCCACAGGGGTTTTAACTGGCCTCACAAGGCATTGGTAGGGCCCTGTGAGTACTCCAGTGACGGGTTCTCACGGAGTCACGGTTATCGGaaagaaaaaatacaaaaatataaaaaagcgATTAAGAACTTACTCTTCTTGTGTGAAGTCTGTGAGCTTTTTCCCTTGGTCTAAATACGTTGTATGGGTTGGTATCGTTAACTGGTGGAGGCGGCTATAACGCAAAGTATTAAACTgaaagttagaaaataaaaagtatacaCCAGCAGAAATGAAACCTAATAATCTACGGGTAAAACTAAGAATAACTCCTTTATTACGGCCGAGTATCcaacttaaataaaaaaaatatattattttacttTATCTTCTTTACTTTAACCATGAAGAAATGCTAACCTGCAAACGCCGCAAAACAGGTTTTTGCCATCTTTCACGCTGACaggaggaaaagaaaaagaaaaaattgtCAAAAAACATATGCATTACTAACTGTATTAGCATAACTGAAAATGGGAAACTCGAGGTTATTTTCAAGATCAATACCTTTTCTTTCCAGTAATTGTATATGGACTGAAAAACTCCGTATTTAATTGATAGAGATTGAAGGGCCTATCAAGTAGACAAAATAAGATGTAATCAACTATCAATGCCCCCATCGTTATGAAACAAAAGAAAATCTGAAGGAATTATGCGTAAAAGTATCAGCAGGAGCATAATGCTTCAATCCATAGTAAAAGCAAGTAAGCACGTAACTTCAGATATGAAAGCCATAGCGGGTCAAAAGGGTTCATATATGAAAGCCATAACAAGTTGAAACAGGTTCAGATATGAAAGCCATAACGGGTCGAAACAGGTTCAGATATGAAAGCCATAACGGGTCGAAACAAGTTTAGATATGAAAGCCATAACGATtaaccgggtcaaaacaggttcATACATGAAagccataacgggtcaaaatgggcaTGGGTTAGGTCGTCTTGCAACTAAAAGTAAGACTTACCTCAACGGCAGCATCAAATGTCAAAAGTACAGGTATAGGTGCTCCAAACGTAGGAGTTATAACTCCTGCTTTTTCTCTAGCCTTATGATCTAACACCTCCAATTTAAACATAATAGTCTCGAACCTGCGTAACCATCATAAAAAAAGCCCGACGTATAACCTCAAAGCACCTAACCCAAAACTCAAACTCTTAAAACAACTCACTTTTCATCCGGAAGAATCTTCACTTCCTTATTAAACTCGTCAAGCCAATCCTCATCCTCGTTGTCAAGATcatactcaacaaactccccgaTCTCCGCACGCACTGCAATCATTACAACACCATCAACAAATATTATCAATCAAAGTCCTACAACCAACAATCCACAATCCACATTCATTTACAGACCTCCTCGTGCGCGTAAATAAGACGTCGGTTGATTAAAAGTCGGAGAATAATCTCTCTCGTAAGTATCAACAACAAGATATTCCGGAGTAGGTATTTCAGAAGCTGTTTTCTTACTACCAACATGTTGCACCTAAACACCAGATCCAAAACACAAAATCAATCAATTAAGCATCAAAATCTTGGTTTTTAAAAGCGTGTGGCAATCCGATGCTTTATGATCCCAAAAGCCGATGCGTGATGCGCAATGCGCAATGCACAAAGCGCACGCATCCCATACGCGAGGCGTTTATTACAATCTAATTATTTACAGATAACATTTTAATTATCTATAGTCATATTTGTTCAATCAGATTTGAAAAACTCATACCAATTGCAATCACCGACATTCACCGTCCAATTTGTTCAGATACTGGTCAACTGCATAAGGTGCCGCATCAGATCACATCACGTGATGCGCGCATCACGCAATGTGATCTCATCACGGCATCGTGTAACGCACACATTGCGCGCTCCTGATACGCGCATCATGGAATCGCATCACGCAAATGTGATCTCATCACGGCATCATGTAACGCACACATTGCGCGCTCCTGATACGCACGTTTCAAAACCGAGTTAATTATTATTatcattgttattattattattatacctGTGTGTCATTATCATGTTCGGCAACGAGCCGGAGCATATGTGTTCTAGTGGAGGTTGGAGTATCATCATCTTCAAAATCCTTAATCGATTTCAATATCGGAAGCTTCTTGTGTATGTCTAGAGGCCTAGGTCTGAACGATGGTCTACTCATATCAGCAGATCATCTCCAAATCAACACCAACTGTCTTCTTCACCAGCAGTTGATCCACTAGTGTTTCAACAATTCATTATACATTAGATTAATACagtgaaatggattgaaatgaTTTGGATATTATAAAATTAGAAAAagttagggttagggttaggtTAATTTTGCCCTAATTTTGTAACAATTGTGATATTAGAAATTGGATGTAAAGTAGGTTGCTGTATGTACCGGAGAGTGACGGAATCCGGTCGCCGGTGGTGGTTAACGGGCTCGTGTCGGTTATCGTCGACCGTCGTCGTGATCTTTTGGTTCAGCTTCTTCTTGACCCGAATTGGGTGGAATCGGGCCGGAAAATTTATTGTGTAGGAATTCGTAAGGCTCCGGATCCGAATATATCATCAACTTGAACCATGTTTTTATTGGTTCTTGACTTCTCATGTAacatgttttttaattttttatagtTTTGTACAACATGCTTAGCAATTAATGTAAATTACGACCATTAAAGTATGTTAGAATCCTCTATTGTTGGTAACATTGTTAGATCATGTGTTATAGGGAGTTTCATTGAGAAAAAGATGACGTCGTGTAGATGTAATCTAAATAACCATCATGTCTCATGCCTCTAACGAATGCTCCATTCATACAACGACGTTTAATCATTCCTTCATTTCTCCATTCTTAAGTCCGCTATTCGCCCCGTGTTACAACGGTGCCTCGCTTGTAACAGTGTTTAGGGTGCGGGTTACGTGTCACCAATAACACCCCTACGGTACCCTACAACATATGGCCTTTGGGTAGGAAGGATATAGAAGaattgtgggggggggggggtaaggttTGTGTCGGTGTTTGGAATACGAATGCAAACAATGTCGATGCCTCATTTTGGAGAGAAATGAGTGgtatattttagatttatatgatTGAATTTCATGTTTGTATTTTCTTGAGAGGGATAAATAGGTGTTTCTTAGTAATAGAGATGAGTACAAATGTGGAGTGAAACAGTGTGGTCGGGATAAGAAAATTGATATGGAATAGTTTGAATTATTTGTAGAGCTCAATTAATGTGATATTTTAATCGACCAAAGTTGCATGAATAAGATGGAAATAGTGTTATATGTTGTGGTGATGCTCTTAATACAGTTGGCCAAGTCATTTGTCCATTGTAAAAAACCTAGCATATAACTAACGAAGATCTTAGTTTTATAACCTAAATTTTATGCTTAATGTTTTGTTTCTCATGGATTATCACATCGTCTCATACTAAGTTATAGCAATTTGGGAGTTGGAACTAATGGTTTGAGGTGTTTAATGATATTGCTACGAAAAAAACCTATGGACAGGGTCGTTCCTACGTTTTCGGAGACCCTAAGCGAACTCTGAAGTAGGGGCCCTAATTTCGCCGATAAACTCTCCTCCAATCCCGACGCAATGGGTGATTGCCCTTACTTTTTTCGTCTAGTGATAGCCGCTAGCCTAGAAATTGAAAGCAAGTTGCGATGGGAAGTGGGAACGATGATTGCGGCTATATTTAGGGGCTTTAGGCCGCTAAATATTGATGACTAGGTCGATGGTTTTGTTGTAATAGTTGAAAATCAAGGCGAAATGGGTTTTTAAACTTGACCTTTGTTtgctaaacaatatttattttggaCTTCTTTAATAAAAAATCAGTTTAGTTTTGAAATAAACGTATTTATTTGGGTCTAATACATacatatagtatatataaaaaattttaaaaatttggaGGCCCTTATTTTTTGATGGCCCTAGGCCCGTGCCTAGGTTGCCAAGGCTATAGAGCCAGCCCTGGCTATGGATCTAGTGTCGAGACTTAAGCAACATCATGGAGGAAGATACCTCTTTGGTTCAAAGTCATCTCGATGGACGTGTCGGGTGGCATGTCGTATTCTCAAGCCCAAAGCAAAATGTGAACATGATAAACCTTTAGAAGGTCAACGACTCTTGAGTCCCCTGGACACTCTTAACTCTCAAACCTGTTATATATACAAATACCATCCTTAGTTGTCATATGCGTGTAACACATGTAAGATGTATGTACAAGTTATGAGGGGATCATGCTCTCAAAACAAGGATGAAAGGTTGGAGAGGAAATAGACCCTCAATGTGATGGCCTAAGTACGACAAAGACCTTAACGGGCTTGAATCCTATAGGCCGAAGCTCATTAGACTGACTTGTACATATATCATCTACATATACACCACATGGTGGTGGTAGAATAAGAAGAAGGTGACATACAATTCCATCACATGCTAATAACCAATACCAAATAATAGTGTAGACAAGTTGAACCATTAATTAGTTCGCTAAAAGCTCAAATTGTATTGAGTTTGAATGAGCTTAAGTATATTACAACATGATTAAACTTACG encodes:
- the LOC110926346 gene encoding uncharacterized protein LOC110926346, which codes for MSRPSFRPRPLDIHKKLPILKSIKDFEDDDTPTSTRTHMLRLVAEHDNDTQVQHVGSKKTASEIPTPEYLVVDTYERDYSPTFNQPTSYLRARGVRAEIGEFVEYDLDNEDEDWLDEFNKEVKILPDEKFETIMFKLEVLDHKAREKAGVITPTFGAPIPVLLTFDAAVEALQSLSIKYGVFQSIYNYWKEKRERWQKPVLRRLQPPPPVNDTNPYNVFRPREKAHRLHTRRMQRRENNVQSFEKLRQVRRNLEQAKSLLEALIKREEKKREVIDSEVALQRIQLKYKNETELLEDSLALPGLPSFLSKLASSEDEFIEPDDFQHNRSAAQNHALMDPRGVMKREFRRPPVPSSWLHKLDPHEPVLLFTKPLDPAKLAAAGIVPPQAKPEQNGASSRSFGSRGRIGRGGRIIFDRWNPFMHTPIDPGDSLYVPPRPQPPLPPHNQSLIPTATPYNHHHHH